From a single Oncorhynchus nerka isolate Pitt River linkage group LG11, Oner_Uvic_2.0, whole genome shotgun sequence genomic region:
- the LOC115137759 gene encoding mucin-2-like, with amino-acid sequence MLSGGPDLQEDTNLKPVGTPTLQGLCGHTTTTTTSTVTSTVATIPSNTSTVSSSDATTPSTTSTVTSSDATAPSTFTSSDATTATPTVASTAATIPSTTSTVTSDDTTSTPTSSDATTTTLTLTVISSDSTTPSSTSIVTSRDATATTSTSAFTSGDATSRSTSMFTSSDATSHSTTSTVTSDDTTSTPTSSDATTPSSTLTVSSSVATTLSTVTSGDATTTTPTVTLTVDRIPSTTSTVRSTDATTASTVTSISSSDATTTTSTSAVSSSDATTPSTESTSTSNDATTPSSTSAVTSSDNTVPSTFTSSVTSDDTPSTPTSSDATTPSSTLTVSSSVATTLSTVTSSDATSFSTTSTVTSGDATTTTPRVTSNAAIIPSTTSTVRSSDATTPSSTSTVSSSDATSSSTTSTLTSSDTTTTTPTVTLTVEKNPSTTLTVRSSDATTASTVTSSFAITPSTTLIVTSENATWTPTSGDATSSSTTSTFTSSDATSPSTTLTFTSSVTTTTTPTEILTVATIPSTTLTVTSSDETTASTVTPSDATNPSTTSTSNSSGATTHSTVASSDATATASTSAVSSSDATTPSTVTSSNPTTPSTVTSSDATSPSTSIFTSSDANSHSTTSIVTSDDTTSTTTSNVATTASTVTSSDCSTPSTVSSSDATSFSTTSTVTSGDATTTTPRVTSNAAIIPSTTSAVSSSDATTPSSTSTVSSSDATSSSTTSTLTSSGATTPSTVTSSVTTTTTPTEILTVATIPSTTLTVTSSDETTASTVTPSDATNPSTTSTSNSSGATTHSTVASSGATATASTSAVSSSDATTPSTETTSSHVTTPSSTSIVTSSDATTTTSRSAVTSSDNTVPSTFTSITSSDGSTPSTVSSSDATTTTSTSAVSSSDATTPSTESTSTSNDATTPSSTSAVTSSDNTVPSTFTSSVASSDDTATASTSAVSSSVATSSSTSIFTSSDATTPSTFTSSNPTTPSTVTSSEATSPSTSIFTSSGATTHSTVTSSDATATASTSAVSSSDATTPSTVTSIASSDATATTSTSAVTSSDATTPSTPSTVTPSDATSSSTTSTLTSSDTTTTTPTVTLTVDRIPSTTSTVRSSDATTASTVTSSDATSPSTSIFTSSDATSHSTTSIVTSDDTTSTTTSTVATTASTVTSSDVTTPSTVTPCDATNPSTASTSTSRDATTTTSTSTVSSSDATATISTSAVSSSYATSPSTASTSTSNDATTPSSTSIVTSSDITVPSTFTSSGATATTSAFSSSDAISASTSTVTLSDGTTPSTVSSSDATATTSTSAWCQSYYINLSIHFK; translated from the exons tcataccactaccaccactacatcgACAGTAACATCAACTGTGGCCACCATTCCCTCAAATACATCGACAGTCAGTTCAAGCGATGCCACCACTCCCTCAACTACATCAACAGTCACTTCAAGCGATGCCACCGCTCCTTCAACAttcacttcaagtgatgccaccactGCTACACCAACAGTAGCTTCAACTGCAGCCACCATTCCCTCAACTACATCGACAGTCACTTCAGATGACACTACATCAACACccacttcaagtgatgccacaACTACTACACTGACATTAACAGTCATTTCAAGCGATTCCACCACTCCCTCATCTACATCAATAGTCACTTCTCGTGATGCCACAGCTACTACATCAACATCAGCATTCACTTCAGGTGATGCCACCTCTCGCTCGACATCAATGttcacttcaagtgatgccacctcTCACTCAACTACATCGACAGTCACTTCAGATGATACCACATCAACACccacttcaagtgatgccaccacaCCCTCAAGTACATTGACAGTCAGTTCAAGTGTTGCCACCACTCTGTCAACAGTCACTTCAGGTGatgccaccactactacaccgACAGTAACATTAACTGTGGACAGAATTCCCTCAACTACGTCGACAGTCAGGTCAACTGATGCCACCACTGCATCAACAGTCACTTCAA TctcttcaagtgatgccaccactaCTACATCAACATCAGCAGTctcttcaagtgatgccaccactcCCTCAACTGAATCGACATCAACTTCAAATGATGCCACCACTCCCTCATCTACATCGGCAGTGACTTCAAGCGATAACACTGTTCCGTCAACATTCACTTCAAGTG TCACTTCGGACGATACTCCATCAACACccacttcaagtgatgccaccacaCCCTCAAGTACATTGACAGTCAGTTCAAGTGTTGCCACCACTCTGtcaacagtcacttcaagtgatgccacctcTTTCTCAACTACATCAACGGTCACTTCAGGTGatgccaccactactacaccaaGAGTAACTTCAAATGCTGCCATCATTCCCTCAACTACGTCGACAGTCAGGtcaagtgatgccaccactcCCTCAAGTACATCGACAGTCAGTTCCA GTGATGCCACCTCTTCCTCAACTACATCAACTTTAACTTCAAgtgataccaccactactacaccgaCAGTAACATTAACTGTGGAAAAAAATCCCTCAACTACGTTGACAGTCAGGTCAAGTGATGCCACCACTGCCTCAACAGTCACTTCAAGTTTTGCCATCACTCCCTCAACTACACTGATAGTAACTTCAGAAAATGCCACATGGACACCCACTTCAGGTGATGCAACCTCTTCCTCAACTACATCAACAttcacttcaagtgatgccacctcTCCCTCAACTACATTGACTTTCACTTCAAgtgttaccaccactactacaccgaCAGAAATATTAACTGTGGCCACAATTCCTTCAACTACATTGacagtcacttcaagtgatgAAACCACTGCTTCAACAGTCACTCCAAGTGATGCCACCAATCCCTCAACTACATCAACATCAAATTCAAGTGGTGCCACCACTCACTCAACAGTagcttcaagtgatgccaccgcTACTGCATCAACATCAGCAGTctcttcaagtgatgccaccactcCTTCTACAGTCACTTCAAGCAATCCCACCACTCCCtcaacagtcacttcaagtgatgccacctcTCCCTCGACATCAATCttcacttcaagtgatgccaaCTCTCACTCAACTACATCGATAGTCACTTCAGACGATACTACATCAACAACCACTTCAAATGTTGCCACCACTGCCtcaacagtcacttcaagtgatTGCAGCACTCCCTCAACAGTCTCTTCAAGCGATGCCACCTCTTTCTCAACTACATCAACGGTCACTTCAGGTGatgccaccactactacaccaaGAGTAACTTCAAATGCTGCCATCATTCCCTCAACTACATCAGCAGTctcttcaagtgatgccaccactcCCTCAAGTACATCGACAGTCAGTTCCA GTGATGCAACCTCTTCCTCAACTACATCAACTCTAACTTCAAGTGGTGCCACCACTCCCtcaacagtcacttcaagtgttaccaccactactacaccgaCAGAAATATTAACTGTGGCCACAATTCCTTCAACTACATTGacagtcacttcaagtgatgAAACCACTGCTTCAACAGTCACTCCAAGTGACGCCACCAATCCCTCAACTACATCAACATCAAATTCAAGTGGTGCCACCACTCACTCAACAGTAGCTTCAAGTGGTGCCACCGCTACTGCATCAACATCAGCAGTctcttcaagtgatgccaccactcCTTCTACAG AAACCACATCAAGTCATGTCACCACTCCCTCATCTACATCAATAGTtacttcaagtgatgccaccactaCTACATCAAGATCAGCAGTCACTTCAAGTGATAACACTGTTCCTTCAACATTCACTTCAA tcacttcaagtgatgGCAGCACTCCCTCAACAGTctcttcaagtgatgccaccacaACTACATCAACATCAGCAGTctcttcaagtgatgccaccactcCCTCAACTGAATCGACATCAACTTCAAATGATGCCACCACTCCCTCATCTACATCAGCAGTGACTTCAAGCGATAACACTGTTCCGTCAACATTCACTTCAAGTG TAGCTTCAAGTGATGACACCGCTACTGCATCAACATCAGCAGTCTCTTCAAGTGTTGCCACCTCTTCCTCGACATCAATCttcacttcaagtgatgccaccactcCTTCTACATTCACTTCAAGCAATCCCACCACTCCCtcaacagtcacttcaagtgaAGCCACCTCTCCCTCGACATCAATCTTCACTTCAAGTGGTGCCACCACTCACTCAACAGTaacttcaagtgatgccaccgcTACTGCATCAACATCAGCAGTctcttcaagtgatgccaccactccctcaacagtcacttcaa TagcttcaagtgatgccaccgcTACTACATCAACATCAGcagtcacttcaagtgatgccaccactcCCTCGAC TCCCTCAACAGTCACTCCAAGTGATGCCACTTCTTCCTCAACTACATCAACTTTAACTTCAAgtgataccaccactactacaccgaCAGTAACATTAACTGTGGACAGAATTCCCTCAACTACGTCGACAGTCAGGTCAAGTGATGCCACCACTGCCtcaacagtcacttcaagtgatgccacctcTCCCTCGACATCAATCttcacttcaagtgatgccacctcTCACTCAACTACATCGATAGTCACTTCAGACGATACTACATCAACAACCACTTCAACTGTTGCCACCACTGCCtcaacagtcacttcaagtgatgTAACCACTCCCTCAACAGTCACTCCATGTGATGCCACCAATCCCTCAACTGCATCGACATCAACTTCAAGAGATGCCACCACTACTACATCGAC ATCAACAGTctcttcaagtgatgccaccgcTACTATATCAACATCAGCAGTCTCTTCAAGTTATGCCACCAGTCCCTCAACTGCATCGACATCAACTTCAAATGATGCCACCACTCCCTCATCTACATCAATAGTCACTTCAAGCGATATCACTGTTCCTTCAACATTTACTTCAAGTGGTGCCACCGCTACTACATCAGCATTCAGTTCAAGTGATGCCATCTCTGCCTCGACATCAACAGTCACTTTAAGTGATGGCACCACTCCCTCAACAGTctcttcaagtgatgccaccgcTACTACATCAACATCAGCA TGGTGCCAAAGCTACTACATCAACCTCAGCAttcacttcaagtga